The following is a genomic window from Candidatus Acidiferrales bacterium.
GCTGAGGCAACCATCCGCAGTTTGGAAGCGAAGCTTGCGAGCGCCACCACTGACCTGCGTTGGTCCGACGAGCAAACCGGTGCTTCGTTGATGCAGGCGCAAGCAGCCTTGGCAGCGGCGCACGCTCAACTCGATGAGGCGCGGGCGGATTTCGAGCAGGCCGGACTGGACTTCCAGCGCGCCCAGGGACTCTTTGAGGCGCAGGTCGTTTCAGCCCAGGACCGCGATCGAGCGGAAGCGGCGATGAAAGCCTCCCGGGCGCGAGTGCAATCACTGACCGACCAGGTCAAGGCGCAACAGGCGGCTCTGGCGGTGGCGGCGGCCAACCGCCAACAGGTGGCGATGCGGCAAAGCGACCTGGCCGCGACGCGGGCGCAACTGGCTCAAGCGCGGGCGCAGAAAGCGGAAGCCGAGACCCGGCTCGGCTACACCCAGATCCTCTCGCCGCTCGCCGGGGTGGTTTCGGTGCGGGTTGCCCGGCAGGGAGAAGTGGTGCAGCCGGGCGCGCCGATCGTAACCATCATTGACCTCAACCATCTCTGGGTCAAGGCGGATGTGGAAGAGAGCTACATCAGCCGGCTGGCGCTGGGTGACAAGCTCGAAGTACGCCTGCCTTCGGGCGAGTTGCTTTCGGGCAAACTTTTCTTCAAAGGCGTGGAGTCCGACTTCGCCACCCAACGCGATGTCAGTCGCGTCAAGCGCGACGTCAAGGCATTTTCGATCAAGGTTCGCGTGGACAATCCGGGCCGCCGGCTTTCTACCGGAATGACGGCTGAAGTAATCCTTCCCTTTACTCGCTAGGCAGCGAAGATGGGCGCCATCGAAGTCGAACGCATCACCAAACATTTCGGCAATCTTGTGGCCGTGGGCGACGTCAGTTTCAGCGTGGCTGAGGGGGAAATGTTCGGATTGCTGGGTCCGAATGGCGCGGGGAAGACCACGCTGATTCGGATGCTGACGACGCTTGTGGTACCGACCTCCGGCACGGCGCGAGTGCACGGCCACGACATCCTCAAGGAGCCCGACGGGGTGCGCCAGTGCATTGGTGTCATCCCCCAGGCGATCACTTCCGACCCGGAACTAACCGCCGAAGAAAATCTTCTCATCCACGCGAAGCTCTACGGCGTGCCCGCCGCGCAGCACAAGAAACTCTTTTCCGGCCTGTTTGAGCTGGTCGATCTGGTCCCCTTTCGCCATGAGCTGGTGCGGAACTATTCCGGGGGCATGCGAAGGCGGCTGGAAATCGCCCGCGGCCTGGTGCACCATCCCAAGATCTTGTTCCTTGACGAGCCGACCACCGGGCTGGATCCGGCCTCGCGCCTCGCCGTCTGGGAGATGATCCTCAAGATGAAAGAAGAGCAATCGTTGACCATCCTGCTCACGACCCACTACATGGACGAAGCCGACCGGCTCTGCGCCCGCGTCGCCATTGTGGACCACGGCAAGCTAGTCGTCCTGGACACGCCGGCAAGGCTCAAGGCTTCGGTGCCGGGGACAAACATCCTGGAAGCGCAATTTGAGGGCACCCCCGCCGATTGGTTGGAAAAGCTCGGCCGGCTCGAGGAAGTGGCGAGCGTAACCGCCCGCGACGGGACGTTTCGCATCAGTTCGCACCACGGGAGCAAGACGGTTGCGGCGCTGATGGATTGCGCCCGCCAACACGGGGTTACCGTCAAGTCGCTTTCTGTCCAGAGCACCACCCTCGACGATGTCTTCATGCACTATACCGGCCGCGCCCTCCGCGACGAGGTCAAAGAAGGTTTTGGGTACGACATCAGCCATTTGTACCGGTAGGGGGGGCCTTGCACCGCATCTGGGCCATCATTGAACGCGACATGCGGAAATTCTTCCGCAGCCCGGCCCTCATGATCAGCTCCATGATTTTTCCCCTCATGCAGCTCGTCATCCTGGGCAACGCCTTCGGGGGAAAGATCAGGCACGTCGAGGTCGCCGTCGTGGACGAAGATCGCGGCGCCGAGGCGCGGCGGGTGCGGGAGCTTTTTGCCGGCATCGAGAATAATCCGCGGACATTCCTGCCGATCTATTACGCGAGCGTCGATCGGGCTGTCGGCGACCTTCGCTCCGGCAAAGTCCACGGCGTGATCTATATCCCGGACGGTTTCTCCCGTCGCGTCGGCCAGCAAAACCGGCCGCGCATCGGCTTCATCGTGGACAACACGGACAATTTCCTGACCAGCGCCTTGCAGGAACGCATGCTTCAGCTCACCGAGGCGCTCAACAAACCCGAAGTCGATCCCCGGCTCGTCCGGCAAATCCAGCTCCAGATTGTCGAGCTCTACCCTTACATCGAATACATGAAGTATCTCTTGCCCGGCTCGATCTCGCTCGCCATTTTCGTGGTGGCGATGATCGCCGGCGGCATCACCTTCATTGACGACAAGGCGCGGGGGCTTCACGAGGGCTATCTCATCACACCCATCAAGCGCTCGGAGCTGGTGCTGGGCCTCATCCTGGCGGGCACCATCAAGGGAGTCATGGCCGGCATGGTCCTCACCCTGATCGGGTCGCTCCTTGCCGGCATTCCAGGAATCTATGATCCGGTGCGCTTGCTCTACCTGCTGCTGGTGGTCGGCGCAACCTCAGCCGCGCTCATCAGTTTCATGTTCCTTCTGATGGTGCGCGTCTCCGACCCGCTGGTGCCGCGAGCGATTTTCGGGGTTCTGAACACCCTGTTGTTTTTTCCAAGCGGCGCCATCTATCCCACTCAGGGTTTCCCCACCTGGCTGAAATGGCTTTCGGTGGCGGACCCCTTCACCTATGCCGTCCACGCCCTGAAAAACCTGCTTTTGAAGAATACCGGATTTGTCGGGATCTATTCCGATGTCGGCTTCCTGCTCCTGTTTTCTGTGATCATGGCAGGAGCTTCCGTTCTGCTTTTTGAGCGTCAAATCTAGTGGGCAAACGGTTGCTGTGATAGGCTCTTTCTGATTGCCATAGGAAAGCGATAGAGCGCATGAGTCTGTTTCAAACGCAGCCGGAACCGGTGGCTCATCCCGGCCGCAGGCGAGCCGTCATCGTCCTGATCGCCTTGCTTGTGATCGCCGCATTCGCCTGGCGGGTATTCCGCTTCTACCCGGAGAAGCGCATCACGACGCGCTTTTTGGACACGGTTGTGGCAGGGGAGTTCGAAAGCGCCTACGGGCAATGGAATCCTGCCCCTGAATACAGTTTCAACGATTTCATGCAAGACTGGGGCCATGACAGCCCGTGGGGCAAGATCCGGAGCTATAGGATTGCCGATGTGGAAGGCAAGACCGGCGTGGTCAGCTTTATAGTGGTCGTCAACGACGTGGATTCCAAGCCCGTCGAAATCTGGGTGCAGAGGAAAACCAAAGCCCTTTCGTTCGCTCCTCCCTGAAACACCGCCAGCCCGGTCGAGTTGCTAAATACGCCTTGCCCGGCTCTTTTTTTGCTTCCGTTTGGCCACGTTTGCGTTCAAAATGGTACACTTTCGAGTTTTGGAAGAGGTCGAAGGGCAACGAGGGCCTCTGATTGCGGGGAGGGAGCAAAACTGTGAACAAGAATCTTGCGATCACGCTTGTAGAGCTGGAAGCGACGGTGGACGGCCGGCTCGAGGGCAAGCCCGCTCGTGACATCTATTCGCTTTTGCGGATGCCGGCGCGAGGGTTGCCCATCCTGGAGGCGGTTTGCCGGGCGGGCGGCTACCGCGATGTGGTTTCGCTCGACCCCGAATTCAATAAGGGCACCAAACAGAAACTTACGCCGGCGCAGTGGCGACGCCTGGCGGAGTCGGATGTAGTAGGGCTCTCGGCCATCACTCGGACCGCCAACCAATCCTACGAGCTTGCCACTCGCCTGCGGGAGATGAATCCTCGGCAGAAAATTGTCTTTGGCGGGCCGCACACCACCGCCCTGCCGGAAGAGGCATTGCAGTTCGGCGACGTGGTTGTCCTTCACGAAGGCGACCATACCTTTCCCGAACTCCTCGATCGCTTTGACGATGATTTTGAAAACCCTTCGCTCCGGGACCT
Proteins encoded in this region:
- a CDS encoding ATP-binding cassette domain-containing protein, which encodes MGAIEVERITKHFGNLVAVGDVSFSVAEGEMFGLLGPNGAGKTTLIRMLTTLVVPTSGTARVHGHDILKEPDGVRQCIGVIPQAITSDPELTAEENLLIHAKLYGVPAAQHKKLFSGLFELVDLVPFRHELVRNYSGGMRRRLEIARGLVHHPKILFLDEPTTGLDPASRLAVWEMILKMKEEQSLTILLTTHYMDEADRLCARVAIVDHGKLVVLDTPARLKASVPGTNILEAQFEGTPADWLEKLGRLEEVASVTARDGTFRISSHHGSKTVAALMDCARQHGVTVKSLSVQSTTLDDVFMHYTGRALRDEVKEGFGYDISHLYR
- a CDS encoding efflux RND transporter periplasmic adaptor subunit, whose translation is MQQRKPFYILIGSILVASLAIYFVYSPRQKNIVLTGVVTGNDVVVSSKILGRIERLTVDEGDEVKHGDLIAQLDQPELKAQLTSAEATIRSLEAKLASATTDLRWSDEQTGASLMQAQAALAAAHAQLDEARADFEQAGLDFQRAQGLFEAQVVSAQDRDRAEAAMKASRARVQSLTDQVKAQQAALAVAAANRQQVAMRQSDLAATRAQLAQARAQKAEAETRLGYTQILSPLAGVVSVRVARQGEVVQPGAPIVTIIDLNHLWVKADVEESYISRLALGDKLEVRLPSGELLSGKLFFKGVESDFATQRDVSRVKRDVKAFSIKVRVDNPGRRLSTGMTAEVILPFTR
- a CDS encoding ABC transporter permease, producing the protein MHRIWAIIERDMRKFFRSPALMISSMIFPLMQLVILGNAFGGKIRHVEVAVVDEDRGAEARRVRELFAGIENNPRTFLPIYYASVDRAVGDLRSGKVHGVIYIPDGFSRRVGQQNRPRIGFIVDNTDNFLTSALQERMLQLTEALNKPEVDPRLVRQIQLQIVELYPYIEYMKYLLPGSISLAIFVVAMIAGGITFIDDKARGLHEGYLITPIKRSELVLGLILAGTIKGVMAGMVLTLIGSLLAGIPGIYDPVRLLYLLLVVGATSAALISFMFLLMVRVSDPLVPRAIFGVLNTLLFFPSGAIYPTQGFPTWLKWLSVADPFTYAVHALKNLLLKNTGFVGIYSDVGFLLLFSVIMAGASVLLFERQI